One part of the Quercus lobata isolate SW786 chromosome 7, ValleyOak3.0 Primary Assembly, whole genome shotgun sequence genome encodes these proteins:
- the LOC115952143 gene encoding uncharacterized protein LOC115952143 produces MSDDPSKVSVKNADDAASKIEKLPKIRLVIPKRRNVGSCSGATNSKTTDVGTNSNTISLDKKDVNEIVTESRPREIGIDGDGDSCKKATGTSKNDALAIPTSTGVKKISMGPSLKDTSKEVLRGSKFKGDGLHEAHRDSQPCQVDNCNVEGGFFQVCGGHMWSFGVSVNGKPSTYCHSCHLFQNVEDFDEGRHSCKNATGTSKNDALAIPTSTGLKKISMGPSLKDTSKEDLRGSKFKGDGCMMFQNISDFDPGSRICKGRAMVEKEDAPECYPGSTDEALHSSKLLKLTEEMHSSIADMGTQLVRLAEDTERMQQDIEQTQQLVLKGNKKLREEVQTSNKRLREDMERRYANLQKSFR; encoded by the exons ATGTCAGATGATCCATCCAAGGTGTCGGTGAAGAATGCAGATGACGCTGCCTCCAAGATTGAGAAACTTCCAAAAATCAGACTTGTTATTCCCAAAAGAAGAAACGTTGGAAGTTGCAGCGGTGCAACTAATTCCAAGACAACTGACGTTGGGACGAACTCCAACACAATCTCCTTGGATAAGAAGGATGTCAACGAAATTGTCACCGAGTCGCGCCCGCGTGAAATAGGCATCGATGGTGATGGTGATAGTTGCAAGAAGGCAACGGGAACATCAAAAAATGATGCACTGGCTATTCCGACGAGCACTGGAGTAAAGAAAATCTCCATGGGTCCAAGTTTGAAGGACACATCTAAAGAAGTTCTCCGTGGGTCCAAGTTCAAGGGCGATGGACTTCATGAGGCTCACAGAGATTCTCAGCCTTGCCAGGTGGATAACTGCAATGTAGAGGGCGGATTTTTTCAAGTGTGTGGAGGCCACATGTGGTCTTTCGGTGTATCTGTGAATGGCAAACCAAGCACCTATTGCCATTCATGTCACCT GTTTCAGAACGTCGAGGACTTCGACGAAGGGAGGCATAGTTGCAAGAATGCAACGGGAACATCAAAAAATGATGCACTGGCTATTCCGACAAGCACTGGACTAAAGAAAATCTCCATGGGTCCAAGTTTGAAGGACACATCTAAAGAAGATCTCCGTGGGTCCAAGTTCAAGGGCGATGGCTGTATGAT GTTTCAGAATATTTCGGACTTTGATCCAGGGAGTCGGATTTGCAAGGGCCGGGCTATGGTAGAGAAGGAAGATGCACCAGAATGTTATCCGGGCAGTACGGACGAGGCTCTACATTCATCTAAGCTACTGAAGCTCACAGAGGAAATGCACAGCAGCATTGCTGACATGGGGACACAACTGGTCCGTTTGGCTGAAGATACTGAAAGAATGCAGCAAGATATTGAACAAACGCAGCAACTAGTGCTCAAAGGTAATAAAAAATTGCGTGAAGAAGTACAAACAAGCAACAAGCGGCTGCGAGAAGATATGGAGAGAAGATACGCTAACTTGCAAAAGAGCTTccgatga